One Mycoavidus sp. B2-EB genomic region harbors:
- a CDS encoding symmetrical bis(5'-nucleosyl)-tetraphosphatase, protein MAHTSSYLPSERSAILNSKISIHHASAPPPLAFGDLQGCHGAFRALLAKAAPTPNTPLWFAGDLINRGPHSLACLRDVIEFGQRAVMVLGNHELHLLAVAAGAQRIRKGDTLNEILAAPDAADLIDWLRHRPLTHYQNGMLMVHAGVLPQWDLTLTLELAHELEQALRGPAWRDCVAQLSQPRLTRWHPGLTRDERLRITAHTLTHIRFCNAAGELEFNAKGGPDTAPPGYMPWFDAPDRRTAELTVVFGHWAALGLLLRDKLCALDSGCIWGKQLSAITLNPEPSQRTLIQVTCPAE, encoded by the coding sequence ATGGCACACACTTCAAGCTATCTTCCATCAGAGAGGTCAGCTATTCTCAATTCTAAGATAAGCATCCATCACGCATCCGCCCCTCCGCCGTTGGCTTTTGGCGACCTGCAAGGCTGTCATGGGGCTTTTCGCGCTTTGCTGGCAAAAGCAGCACCAACACCCAATACACCGCTTTGGTTTGCAGGTGATTTGATTAACCGCGGGCCTCATTCTCTTGCTTGCTTACGCGATGTCATCGAATTCGGTCAACGGGCCGTCATGGTGCTTGGTAACCATGAATTGCACTTGCTGGCCGTGGCCGCAGGCGCGCAACGCATCCGTAAGGGAGACACGCTCAATGAAATCCTCGCGGCGCCTGATGCCGCCGATTTAATCGATTGGCTACGCCACCGACCGCTGACTCATTACCAAAACGGCATGCTGATGGTGCACGCCGGAGTGCTGCCACAGTGGGACCTCACTCTGACCTTGGAGCTCGCGCACGAGCTAGAGCAAGCGCTACGCGGTCCCGCTTGGCGAGACTGCGTGGCACAACTTAGCCAGCCTAGATTAACGCGTTGGCATCCAGGGTTAACGCGTGACGAACGTCTGCGCATCACAGCTCATACGCTCACACATATCCGTTTCTGTAACGCCGCGGGAGAACTAGAATTTAATGCTAAAGGCGGGCCTGACACAGCGCCACCTGGCTATATGCCGTGGTTCGATGCGCCCGATCGACGCACCGCCGAGCTCACCGTTGTATTCGGGCATTGGGCAGCACTCGGCCTCTTGCTACGTGATAAGCTGTGCGCACTGGATAGCGGTTGCATCTGGGGCAAGCAACTCTCAGCTATCACCCTCAATCCTGAGCCAAGTCAGCGGACGCTGATACAGGTCACCTGCCCGGCCGAGTAG
- the rfbA gene encoding glucose-1-phosphate thymidylyltransferase RfbA, which produces MRKAILLAGGSGTRLYPITHAISKQLLPVYDKPMVYYPLSTLMMAGIRDILLISTPDDTPRFQTLLGDGAQWGLNLQYAVQPSPDGLAQALMIGRQFIGNHLSALILGDNIFYGHHLAEQLERASRCEHGATIFAYHVHDPERYGVVEFDAAFQALSIAEKPVKPRSNYAVTGLYFYDRQICEIAAEIKPSARGEYEITDVNQYYLRQNQLRVEMMGRGCAWFDTGTHDSLIDAAGFIATLQKRQGLMVACPEEIAYQRGWIDAEQVNRLAAPLEKNGYGQYLRRIVSDQLRWPST; this is translated from the coding sequence GTGCGCAAAGCAATTCTTTTAGCCGGCGGCTCCGGTACCCGGTTGTATCCGATTACCCATGCTATCTCAAAGCAACTCTTGCCGGTTTACGATAAACCCATGGTTTACTACCCGCTCTCGACTTTGATGATGGCGGGCATACGCGATATTTTGCTGATTTCTACGCCGGACGACACGCCGCGCTTCCAAACCTTGTTAGGCGATGGCGCTCAATGGGGGCTAAATCTCCAATATGCAGTGCAACCCTCGCCGGATGGGTTAGCACAAGCATTGATGATTGGCCGGCAATTTATTGGCAACCATCTATCGGCTTTAATTCTGGGTGATAATATTTTTTATGGGCATCATTTAGCCGAACAGCTTGAACGCGCCAGCCGCTGTGAGCACGGGGCGACGATATTTGCTTATCATGTGCACGATCCTGAGCGTTATGGCGTGGTTGAGTTTGATGCCGCCTTTCAAGCCCTGTCGATTGCAGAAAAACCGGTGAAGCCGCGCTCCAATTATGCCGTGACGGGGCTTTACTTTTATGATCGACAAATCTGCGAGATTGCCGCTGAGATTAAACCATCCGCCCGCGGTGAATATGAGATTACGGATGTCAATCAGTATTATTTGCGTCAGAACCAGCTCAGAGTTGAAATGATGGGCCGCGGTTGCGCCTGGTTTGATACCGGTACCCACGACTCGCTGATAGACGCAGCAGGCTTTATTGCCACCTTGCAAAAGCGCCAGGGTTTAATGGTGGCATGCCCGGAAGAAATTGCCTACCAGCGTGGCTGGATAGATGCAGAGCAAGTGAATCGGCTTGCTGCGCCGCTTGAAAAAAACGGCTATGGGCAATATTTAAGACGCATTGTATCGGATCAACTCAGATGGCCATCAACGTAA
- the rfbC gene encoding dTDP-4-dehydrorhamnose 3,5-epimerase translates to MAINVIPTALPEVKIIEPKIFNDARGCFFESFNACEFAVQVAAGFEFVQDNHSRSTQNVLRGLHYQIQHAQGKLVRVVAGAVFDVAIDLRRGSPDFGRWVGVHLSAENRRQLWVPPGFAHGFLTLSEEAEFLYKTTDYWYPEYERTLLWNDPALGIAWPLDGEPVLGAKDAVGVCLAAAQVFA, encoded by the coding sequence ATGGCCATCAACGTAATTCCAACTGCATTACCTGAAGTTAAAATCATTGAACCTAAAATTTTTAATGATGCACGAGGTTGTTTTTTTGAGAGCTTTAATGCGTGTGAATTCGCTGTGCAAGTAGCGGCGGGGTTCGAGTTTGTGCAAGATAATCATTCCCGTTCGACGCAAAATGTGCTGCGCGGTTTGCATTATCAAATTCAGCATGCTCAGGGCAAACTGGTGCGCGTGGTGGCGGGGGCAGTCTTTGATGTAGCGATTGATCTGCGGCGCGGCTCGCCCGACTTTGGGCGCTGGGTGGGGGTCCACTTGTCAGCTGAGAATCGGCGCCAGTTATGGGTGCCGCCGGGTTTTGCACATGGTTTTTTAACGCTCTCGGAAGAGGCTGAATTTCTCTATAAAACCACCGATTATTGGTATCCAGAGTATGAACGTACTCTATTATGGAATGACCCCGCGTTGGGCATTGCATGGCCGCTTGACGGAGAGCCGGTGTTGGGCGCAAAAGATGCGGTTGGAGTTTGTTTAGCGGCGGCGCAAGTCTTTGCTTAA
- the rfbB gene encoding dTDP-glucose 4,6-dehydratase, whose product MILVTGGAGFIGANFVLGWLAEHDEAVVNVDKLTYAGNLGTLDALRADPRHQFVKADIADAAILQNLLVKYRPRAVLHFAAESHVDRSLHGPADFVQTNLVGTFALLEAARAYWVRLKGAEQENFRFLHISTDEVYGSLAPDAPPFCETTPYAPNSPYAATKAGSDHLVRAYHHSYGLPVLTTHCSNNYGPYQFPEKLIPLIISHALAGKPLPVYGDGKQVRDWLYVADHCAALRAVLARGCSGQTYNIGGWNEKTNLEVVHTLCALLDRLRPKSSGSYRDQVTFVQDRPGHDRRYAINASKIERELGWRPAHTFETGLEETVRWYLDHSDWVHQIISGDYLKWLETQYAQRA is encoded by the coding sequence ATGATTTTAGTCACCGGCGGCGCGGGTTTTATTGGCGCCAATTTTGTGCTCGGCTGGTTAGCTGAGCACGATGAGGCTGTGGTGAATGTTGATAAACTCACCTATGCCGGCAATCTGGGTACTCTAGATGCGTTGCGCGCGGACCCGCGCCATCAATTTGTGAAAGCGGATATTGCTGATGCCGCTATTTTGCAAAATCTTTTGGTGAAATATCGGCCCCGCGCGGTGCTGCATTTTGCAGCAGAAAGTCATGTTGACCGCTCGCTGCATGGCCCCGCTGATTTTGTGCAGACTAATTTAGTGGGCACTTTCGCATTACTTGAGGCGGCGCGCGCTTATTGGGTCCGTTTAAAAGGTGCCGAGCAAGAGAATTTTCGCTTCTTACATATTTCTACGGATGAGGTTTACGGTTCGCTAGCGCCAGATGCGCCCCCATTTTGCGAAACTACGCCTTATGCGCCGAATAGCCCATACGCGGCCACCAAAGCGGGCTCTGACCATTTAGTGCGCGCTTATCATCATAGCTATGGCTTACCGGTATTGACCACGCATTGCTCAAACAATTATGGCCCTTATCAATTTCCAGAAAAGTTGATTCCGCTCATTATCTCTCATGCCCTTGCAGGTAAACCGCTGCCGGTGTATGGAGATGGTAAACAGGTGCGTGACTGGCTGTATGTGGCAGACCATTGTGCCGCGCTACGCGCAGTGTTAGCGCGTGGTTGCTCTGGTCAAACCTACAATATTGGCGGTTGGAATGAAAAGACCAATCTTGAGGTTGTGCATACGCTGTGTGCGCTGTTAGATCGGCTGAGGCCCAAATCATCTGGCTCATACCGTGACCAAGTGACCTTTGTACAAGATCGACCAGGCCACGACCGCCGTTATGCAATCAATGCGTCAAAGATCGAGCGAGAACTAGGCTGGCGACCCGCGCATACGTTTGAAACTGGGCTCGAAGAAACCGTGCGTTGGTACCTAGATCATTCAGATTGGGTGCATCAAATTATTTCAGGCGATTACCTGAAATGGCTTGAAACGCAGTATGCGCAACGCGCATAA